From the genome of Rana temporaria chromosome 8, aRanTem1.1, whole genome shotgun sequence:
TACCAACTTCCCAGTCCCATCCCTTGGTTACACCCTCTGCCCACCTCCAAGTcctatcccttggttccaccccctacccacctctcagtaccTATCTCTtgttttcaccccctacccacctcccagtcccATCCCTTGGTTACACCCTCTGCCCACCTCCCAGTCCCATCCCTTGGTTACACCCTctgcccacctcccagtaccatccCTTGTTTCCACccgctacccacctcccagtcccATCCCTTGGTTACACCCTctgcccacctcccagtactatcCCTTGGTTACACCCCCTACCCATCCCCCAGTACTATCgcttggttccacccactacccaaCTCCAAGTcctatcccttggttccaccccctacccacctctcagtaccTATCTCTtgttttcaccccctacccacctcccagtcccATCCCTTGGTTACACCCTctgcccacctcccagtaccatcccttggttccacccactacccacctcccagtaccatccATTATATATTTAAAACTGGTTTATAGGCACTCACAGGGATTGCAGAGGAGGAAGATATGAGTAACAGCACCTCTATAAATGAGGAGACACCATGAATAAACTTGTAATCCACATGCATTTATATCCAACAGATTTTTTCGAACGGTCTGAGACATTACAGTCACCACACGGTAAAAAGGAGAAAGTGCAAGAAGATGCAGGTTGTTGGCCCCGTAGAACTCAAAACCCATCACCAATTACCAAGAATTCTAACAGTGCCAATGTCCCAGTTACTGAGCGATGCGTTTCGTCACCTGATATTGAAAAGGAGGTAGACAAAACAGATCTGGAAGCCGACTTACGTAAAAAGGAATTATTTTCAGGCATCAAAAGAGACTTTTTGGAACAAAACATACAGCTGGAGTCGACATCTTGTCAGGATGGAGACCGGAGAGCAGTGCAAGCCTGTTCATCGAAACCAGCATCAGAGAGGGCAGAAACAAAGACCCAAACTGACAAACGGTGCGAAAACACCTTCCCCAGCAGCTCTGACTTTCTCCAACACCAGCCCATACACAAAGAGCCTCCTTCTCAGCCTTGTTCGGACGAAATAGAGCACCCGGAGAAACATCAGAAAGTCCCTTCGAGTGCGAAACTGTACCCGTGCCCCGAGTGCGGGAAGACCTTTCGGGTGAGGTCACAGCTTAAAAGGCACCTAAAGGTTCACACCGGAGAAAAGCCGTTTTCGTGCAAGGACTGCGGTAAGTGTTTTGCGGAGAGATCGACGCTCAAGATCCACTCGCGGACTCATTCCGGGGAGAGGCCGTTTCCGTGTAAGGACTGCGGGAAGTGTTTTAAAGAGAAATCGCTGCTTAAGTTACACTCGCGGTCTCACTCCGGGGAGAAGCCGTACTCTTGCCCTACGTGCGGGAAGAGTTTCATCAGCAGGCGTCGTCTCGTTTTACACTTACGGAATCACACCGGGGAAAAGCCGTATGCGTGCTCAGAGTGCGGGAGGGGCTTCAATTGGGAGTATGACCTAAAAAGACACCAGATGACTCACACGGGAGAGAAACCGT
Proteins encoded in this window:
- the LOC120910496 gene encoding gastrula zinc finger protein XlCGF26.1-like is translated as MNKLVIHMHLYPTDFFERSETLQSPHGKKEKVQEDAGCWPRRTQNPSPITKNSNSANVPVTERCVSSPDIEKEVDKTDLEADLRKKELFSGIKRDFLEQNIQLESTSCQDGDRRAVQACSSKPASERAETKTQTDKRCENTFPSSSDFLQHQPIHKEPPSQPCSDEIEHPEKHQKVPSSAKLYPCPECGKTFRVRSQLKRHLKVHTGEKPFSCKDCGKCFAERSTLKIHSRTHSGERPFPCKDCGKCFKEKSLLKLHSRSHSGEKPYSCPTCGKSFISRRRLVLHLRNHTGEKPYACSECGRGFNWEYDLKRHQMTHTGEKPFSCEECGKCFSQKRSLVLHKEMHTGEKPHVCSVCGMSFSQRLLLVVHKTSHSGEKPYKCPECGSCFSRKSHLVSHQKLHAEEKPFACSECGKSFSSNIRLQTHKRIHSADHSYTCSECDKSFLHKSVLIKHQVTHTGERPFSCSECGKCFPRKGDLTVHQRRHLVVKPYSCSWCGKSFHLHNALVNHQRIHTGERPYTCPECGKCFTQRGALTAHQRTHTGEKPYTCPECGKPFTTKSGLNNHKRTHTGERPYACSDCGKTFTCRSYLTQHQKAHPSESSLPN